ATTTTGAAGAATGGTAACAAACCTTGTGCATTCATTTTCAGCTTTCTGTTTTGTCATTCTCCGAAACAAGTCGCCCTGGTGTTTTTGTTGGATATCTGGTGCTGAGTTTGTCTGCTTGGTGGCAACCATACTAGAATGTTTGCTTAGATCATGTGCCACTAAGTTGCAAAATATCATTACTAATGAGGTGATACTGATCCTAGGAGTGGAAAAAGAACTCACAAAAGTATTGCGACGAGTAGAATTAATAGAGTGTTGTTTATATGATGCTGAGAAAAGGACAAAAGAGCTAGCAGTTAACAGTTGGCTTGGTCAACTGAGAGATGTTATATATGAAGCTGATGAAATCTTGGACGTGGTTAGATGTAAAGGAAGCAAGCTACTTCCTGAACATCCTTCATCATCGTCAAACAAATCAGCTGCACATAAAGTCCTTTCAGTTTCCTCTAGCTTCCGTAACATCGTGCCACGTCATGATGTTGCTGTTCGGATTAGAGCACTCAACAAGAAGATAGAGCACATTACAAAGGACAAGATATTCTTAACATTCAATAGTAATACACAACCTACTGGAAATGCTCCAACATCTAAACTGATAAGAAGTTCTGACCTTGTTGAGCCTAACTTTGTGGGAAAGGAGATCTTATATTCTAGCAGGAAGTTGGTGGACTTAGTGCTTGCACACAAGGAAAGTAAGTCTTACAAGCTCGCTATTGTTGGAACCGGAGGAGTTGGTAAGACGacactagctcaaaagatatacaatgacccaaaaataaaaggaaGCTTCAAGAAGCATGCATGGATTTGTGTTTCGAAAGACTACGATGAAATTGGTCTTTTGAAAGAGGTTCTTCGTAATACTGGTGTGCATCGTAAGCAAGGTGAAACCAAAGCAGAGTTGCAGAGAAAGCTTGCAGAAACAATGAAAGGCAAGAGTTTCTTTCTCGTTCTCGATGATGTGTGGCGGTCCAATGTGTGGGTGGATTTACTAAGAATTTCATTACATGAAACAGTTGCTGGAGTAATATTGGTAACCACACGAGATGATCAAATTGCCAAGAGAATAGGTGTAGAGCATACCCATCGAGTTGATCTCATGTCAGCAGAGGTGGGGTGGGAGCTACTTTGGAAGAGCATGCACATTGATGACGAGAAAAAAGTGCAGAATTTAAGAAacattgggattgaaattgttcgtAAATGTGGTTGCCTTCCGCTTGCAATCAAGGTTACAGCCAGTGCTTTGGCATGCAAAGATAGTACAGAGAATGAGTGGAAAAGGTTTTTGGGCAGATATATTGGCTCCCAGGACATGCTCTCTGATGAAATAGAAGGAGCTCTGTATCTTAGCTACGATGACTTACCACATCATCTGAAGCAGTGTTTCCTCTATTGTGGTTTGTATGTTGAAGATTCTACCATTCTCCGTCGTGTAATTACCAGGTTATGGATTGCTGAAGGCTTCGTTGAGGAGCAACAAGGCCAAGTATTAGAAGACACAGCAGAAGATTACTACTATGAGCTAATCCATCGTAACCTCCTCCAACCAGATAAGAATAATTTTGACTTGGCTGGATGCAAAATGCATGATCTCTTAAGACAACTTGCTTGTAATATATCAAGAGAAGAATGTTTTGTTGGAGATATTGAATCATTAAGGGGTGAAGATATGTCAAAACTGCGACGTGTCACTGTTGTACCTAAGAAGGATATGCTAGTGTTGCCTAGCATGGATAAGGTAAAAGTTAAGTTGAGGACTTTCATAACTATTCGTGGTCCACATAGAATTGAGGATACATTGTTCAAGAGATTTCTGCTTCTTCGTGTTTTGGTACTGAATTACGCTCTTGTGCAAAGCTTTCCGGATTATATAGGAGAACTGATACATCTACGCCTACTTGATTTAGATTATACTGGCATATCTTGTCTTCCAGAATCCATTGGCTCCCTAAAAAACCTCCAAGTTCTTAGCTTGAGACACTGTAAAGCTCTGCACAGTCTTCCGTTGGCGATGACCCAATTGTGCAATTTAAGATGCTTTTTTCTTATTGGCGCAGACATAAATCATGTTCCAAAAGGGATAGGAAAATTGAAGTTTCTCAATGCTTTACAAGGATTTCCTGTTGGTAATGGAAGTGATAATGCTGATGTACAAGATGGAtgggagttggaagaattgtcttTTGTGTCCCAGATGAGGAGTCTTAATCTGAATAGATTGAAAAATGCGGCACATTGTACTTCAAATACAGTGCTCGCGGACAAAAAACATCTAAAAGTTTTGACACTAGAGTGGACTGAACAAAGAGAGGAAGAATATCAAGAAGAAGACATTTGCAATGCTGAGAGTGTCTTTGAGCAGCTAATACCTCCACGCAATTTGGAACAATTATTTATTAGATTATACTTTGGTCGGCGGTACCCCACCTGGTTTGGTACCACCTATTTGTGTTCACTCGTACACTTGGCCATCAGATATTCACAATCGTGTGTGGATCTTCCACCGCTTGGGCAGCTACCAAACTTGAAATATCTGTTAAttgttggatcatatgcacttaccaAGGTCGGACCTGAATTTGTTGGTTACAGGAATCGTGATCCCATATGCAGTGAGTTAGTTGCTTTTCCTAAACTTGAATGGCTGATCATCAGGGATATGCCCAACTGGGAGGAGTGGTCTTCTTTTGAAGAAGTAGAAGAATTTGCTGTCGATGAAGGGAGAGAGGATGGAGCTGTTGAGACTCGTCCAGAGGATGCCCAATCTGCAAGGTTGTCACTGCTGCCTCGTTTGGTGCTGTTGAGACTCGAAAATTGCTCGAAGCTGAGGACTCTCCCGCGGCAGCTTGGAGAGGACACCACCAACTTGAAGATGCTCAAATTAATTGGAGCAAACAACTTGAAGGCTGTCGAAGATTTCCCACACCTCGCCGACCTCCTCCTTATTGAGAAATGTGAAGGCATGGAGAGGATCTCCAACCTCCCTCAAGTGACGAAACTGCATGTCCATGGTTGTCCAAACTTAAGCCATGTAGAGG
The Triticum dicoccoides isolate Atlit2015 ecotype Zavitan chromosome 3A, WEW_v2.0, whole genome shotgun sequence genome window above contains:
- the LOC119266937 gene encoding putative disease resistance protein RGA4 isoform X2, which translates into the protein MVTNLVHSFSAFCFVILRNKSPWCFCWISGAEFVCLVATILECLLRSCATKLQNIITNEVILILGVEKELTKVLRRVELIECCLYDAEKRTKELAVNSWLGQLRDVIYEADEILDVVRCKGSKLLPEHPSSSSNKSAAHKVLSVSSSFRNIVPRHDVAVRIRALNKKIEHITKDKIFLTFNSNTQPTGNAPTSKLIRSSDLVEPNFVGKEILYSSRKLVDLVLAHKESKSYKLAIVGTGGVGKTTLAQKIYNDPKIKGSFKKHAWICVSKDYDEIGLLKEVLRNTGVHRKQGETKAELQRKLAETMKGKSFFLVLDDVWRSNVWVDLLRISLHETVAGVILVTTRDDQIAKRIGVEHTHRVDLMSAEVGWELLWKSMHIDDEKKVQNLRNIGIEIVRKCGCLPLAIKVTASALACKDSTENEWKRFLGRYIGSQDMLSDEIEGALYLSYDDLPHHLKQCFLYCGLYVEDSTILRRVITRLWIAEGFVEEQQGQVLEDTAEDYYYELIHRNLLQPDKNNFDLAGCKMHDLLRQLACNISREECFVGDIESLRGEDMSKLRRVTVVPKKDMLVLPSMDKVKVKLRTFITIRGPHRIEDTLFKRFLLLRVLVLNYALVQSFPDYIGELIHLRLLDLDYTGISCLPESIGSLKNLQVLSLRHCKALHSLPLAMTQLCNLRCFFLIGADINHVPKGIGKLKFLNALQGFPVGNGSDNADVQDGWELEELSFVSQMRSLNLNRLKNAAHCTSNTVLADKKHLKVLTLEWTEQREEEYQEEDICNAESVFEQLIPPRNLEQLFIRLYFGRRYPTWFGTTYLCSLVHLAIRYSQSCVDLPPLGQLPNLKYLLIVGSYALTKGYAQLGGVVFF
- the LOC119266937 gene encoding disease resistance RPP13-like protein 4 isoform X3 gives rise to the protein MVTNLVHSFSAFCFVILRNKSPWCFCWISGAEFVCLVATILECLLRSCATKLQNIITNEVILILGVEKELTKVLRRVELIECCLYDAEKRTKELAVNSWLGQLRDVIYEADEILDVVRCKGSKLLPEHPSSSSNKSAAHKVLSVSSSFRNIVPRHDVAVRIRALNKKIEHITKDKIFLTFNSNTQPTGNAPTSKLIRSSDLVEPNFVGKEILYSSRKLVDLVLAHKESKSYKLAIVGTGGVGKTTLAQKIYNDPKIKGSFKKHAWICVSKDYDEIGLLKEVLRNTGVHRKQGETKAELQRKLAETMKGKSFFLVLDDVWRSNVWVDLLRISLHETVAGVILVTTRDDQIAKRIGVEHTHRVDLMSAEVGWELLWKSMHIDDEKKVQNLRNIGIEIVRKCGCLPLAIKVTASALACKDSTENEWKRFLGRYIGSQDMLSDEIEGALYLSYDDLPHHLKQCFLYCGLYVEDSTILRRVITRLWIAEGFVEEQQGQVLEDTAEDYYYELIHRNLLQPDKNNFDLAGCKMHDLLRQLACNISREECFVGDIESLRGEDMSKLRRVTVVPKKDMLVLPSMDKT
- the LOC119266937 gene encoding putative disease resistance protein RGA4 isoform X1, which gives rise to MVTNLVHSFSAFCFVILRNKSPWCFCWISGAEFVCLVATILECLLRSCATKLQNIITNEVILILGVEKELTKVLRRVELIECCLYDAEKRTKELAVNSWLGQLRDVIYEADEILDVVRCKGSKLLPEHPSSSSNKSAAHKVLSVSSSFRNIVPRHDVAVRIRALNKKIEHITKDKIFLTFNSNTQPTGNAPTSKLIRSSDLVEPNFVGKEILYSSRKLVDLVLAHKESKSYKLAIVGTGGVGKTTLAQKIYNDPKIKGSFKKHAWICVSKDYDEIGLLKEVLRNTGVHRKQGETKAELQRKLAETMKGKSFFLVLDDVWRSNVWVDLLRISLHETVAGVILVTTRDDQIAKRIGVEHTHRVDLMSAEVGWELLWKSMHIDDEKKVQNLRNIGIEIVRKCGCLPLAIKVTASALACKDSTENEWKRFLGRYIGSQDMLSDEIEGALYLSYDDLPHHLKQCFLYCGLYVEDSTILRRVITRLWIAEGFVEEQQGQVLEDTAEDYYYELIHRNLLQPDKNNFDLAGCKMHDLLRQLACNISREECFVGDIESLRGEDMSKLRRVTVVPKKDMLVLPSMDKVKVKLRTFITIRGPHRIEDTLFKRFLLLRVLVLNYALVQSFPDYIGELIHLRLLDLDYTGISCLPESIGSLKNLQVLSLRHCKALHSLPLAMTQLCNLRCFFLIGADINHVPKGIGKLKFLNALQGFPVGNGSDNADVQDGWELEELSFVSQMRSLNLNRLKNAAHCTSNTVLADKKHLKVLTLEWTEQREEEYQEEDICNAESVFEQLIPPRNLEQLFIRLYFGRRYPTWFGTTYLCSLVHLAIRYSQSCVDLPPLGQLPNLKYLLIVGSYALTKVGPEFVGYRNRDPICSELVAFPKLEWLIIRDMPNWEEWSSFEEVEEFAVDEGREDGAVETRPEDAQSARLSLLPRLVLLRLENCSKLRTLPRQLGEDTTNLKMLKLIGANNLKAVEDFPHLADLLLIEKCEGMERISNLPQVTKLHVHGCPNLSHVEGLGSLQQLWLGEDMQEVSSRWVPGLQEHHQRLHGEALDVYTLSTS